In Lonchura striata isolate bLonStr1 chromosome 2, bLonStr1.mat, whole genome shotgun sequence, a single genomic region encodes these proteins:
- the LOC110479384 gene encoding regucalcin-like, which translates to MSSSIKIESVVKEKNRMGECPVWEERENALVYVDINSQKVCRWSPITNEVQSVSVDARVGSVALRQCGGYVIALGTRFAFLDWDTQAVTTILELEQDKPNNRFNDGKVDPKGRFFAGTMAEETAPGVRARRQGALYTLFPDHSVIKQLDQLDISNGLDWSLDHRTFFHIDSLSYAVHAFSYDVHTGRIACPKLLYHLEKEEQMPDGMCIDTEGKLWVACIDGGRVIRIDPETGKRIQTVRLPTPRITSCCFGGKDYSEMYVTSAYDGLDEATLAKEPHAGEIFKITGLGVKGIPQNFYAA; encoded by the exons ATGTCTTCCTCCATCAAAATTGAGTCTGTTGTGAAGGAGAAGAACCGGATGGGAGAGTGCCCAGTCTGGGAAGAAAGGGAGAATGCACTTGTCTACGTAGACATCAACTCGCAGAAAGTTTGCCGCTGGAGCCCCATCACCAATGAGGTGCAGAGCGTGTCTGTGG ATGCCCGCGTCGGCTCAGTGGCTCTGCGGCAGTGTGGGGGCTATGTCATCGCCCTGGGGACCAGGTTTGCCTTCCTGGACTGGGACACCCAGGCAGTCACCACCATCCTTGAGCTTGAGCAGGATAAACCCAACAACAGGTTCAATGATGGGAAAGTGGATCCAAAGGGGAGGTTTTTTGCTG GTACGATGGCTGAAGAGACAGCACCAGGGGTTCGAGCAAGGCGGCAAGGAGCTCTCTATACCCTCTTCCCTGACCATTCAGTAATAAAACAACTAGACCAGCTGGACATCTCCAATGGTCTGGATTGGTCCCTGGACCACAGGACCTTCTTTCACATCGACAGCCTGTCATACGCTGTCCATGCCTTCAGCTATGATGTGCACACTGGAAGGATTG CCTGCCCCAAGCTTTTGTACCATCTGGAAAAGGAGGAGCAAATGCCTGACGGGATGTGCATAGACACAGAAGGGAAGCTCTGGGTGGCCTGTATTGATGGTGGCAGAGTCATTCGCATAGACCCAGAGACAG gaaaaagAATCCAAACTGTGAGGCTGCCTACTCCAAGGATCACCTCTTGCTGCTTTGGTGGAAAAGACTACTCAGAAATGTATGTGACTTCTGCATATGATGGACTGGACGAGGCCACCTTAGCCAAGGAACCTCATGCAGGAGAGATTTTCAAG ATAACAGGCCTGGGTGTGAAAGGGATCCCACAGAATTTCTATGCTGCTTGA